A single region of the Drosophila miranda strain MSH22 chromosome 2, D.miranda_PacBio2.1, whole genome shotgun sequence genome encodes:
- the LOC108155729 gene encoding FAST kinase domain-containing protein 4, giving the protein MLGLQRFAGSIVTQIYRRAAYSSNVRSASGPLATAATGQGPEVSETEARTPATDPKKPKGQLVAAAFESLRNESPTDDKKTPASSSIDDRIVNAKSVNGLLAITENNNAFSRKHALRIVSILAEWSTVDRVKISEFENDTRFLRICRMLGRTVPKNSGGNNKNSGDVNGNTKRISGFRTDDLNTVLGVAGDDEAAKLIASISLPQMVKVMSTLAQRKRRSTPLLRSLAFNISSASETLDLKQSADVLYAMSTLNFQDSVLGAKVCADVQAALPKNLEKSAVVGSILTSLGILRYRDLDILESLTQWLVKNSEICRPQDLSAYFLTSALLNFKSAQLDDVSNKLAKSIVREDFTKQSEWLSYVWSLAMLGLVEQKHLDSVLSPGFLEQLEKDKSGLTPVSKMRLLNLNSYAQLLATDYKGVLLPADSPAYQVPMAHTKTKQILVNGMLDALKSLLPVTNHVQTSVDSKMGFLIDALCHFDANRNPLPLDKENANAIKVALMVIDFHDICHGTHRSASGVTNLTFDLLEKSGYQVIPVPYNEFSTSDKLLKRVQYLDAKFKAIVSSK; this is encoded by the exons ATGTTGGGACTACAACGCTTTGCCGGCAGTATTGTCACCCAGATATACCGCCGTGCCGCATACAGCAGCAATGTCCGGTCGGCAAGTGGTCCACTGGCTACGGCGGCCACTGGTCAGGGACCCGAGGTGAGCGAGACTGAAGCTCGCACGCCGGCAACGGATCCTAAGAAACCAAAAG GCCAATTGGTTGCTGCAGCATTCGAGTCGCTGCGGAACGAGAGCCCAACGGATGACAAGAAGACTCCCGCCTCCAGCAGCATAGATGACCGGATTGTCAATGCGAAATCAGTCAACGGACTGCTGGCCATAACGGAAAACAACAACGCCTTCTCGCGCAAGCATGCTCTGAGGATCGTCTCGATACTGGCCGAGTGGAGCACCGTGGACCGCGTCAAGATATCTGAATTTGAGAATGACACCAGATTCTTGCGCATCTGTCGCATGCTGGGCCGCACTGTGCCCAAGAATAGCGGCGGAAATAATAAAAACAGCGGCGATGTCAACGGAAACACCAAACGGATTTCCGGCTTCCGCACGGACGATCTGAACACGGTGCTCGGCGTGGCTGGAGACGATGAGGCCGCCAAGCTGATAGCCAGCATCAGCCTTCCCCAAATGGTCAAGGTGATGAGTACTCTGGCCCAACGGAAGCGACGTAGCACTCCCCTGCTACGCTCTCTGGCCTTCAACATCAGCAGCGCCTCGGAGACCTTGGACCTGAAACAGTCGGCGGATGTTCTGTATGCAATGTCCACGCTGAACTTCCAGGACTCGGTGCTGGGCGCCAAGGTCTGTGCTGATGTGCAAGCAGCTCTGCCAAAGAACTTGGAGAAGTCCGCGGTAGTGGGATCCATACTCACCAGCTTAGGCATTTTGCGCTATCGAGATTTGG ATATCTTGGAATCGCTGACGCAGTGGCTCGTAAAGAACAGTGAAATCTGCCGCCCTCAAGATCTAAGCGCGTACTTCCTCACATCGGCTTTGCTGAACTTTAAGAGTGCCCAGCTCGATGATGTGAGCAATAAACTTGCAAAATCCATTGTGCGGGAAGACTTCACCAAGCAATCCGAATGGTTAAGCTATGTCTGGTCCTTGGCCATGCTCGGCCTTGTGGAACAAAAGCATCTTGATTCGGTTTTAAG TCCTGGATTTCTGGAGCAATTAGAAAAGGACAAGTCCGGCCTGACACCCGTCTCCAAGATGAGGCTATTGAATCTAAATAGTTATGCGCAGCTACTGGCCACAGATTACAAGGGTGTTTTGCTGCCAGCTGATAGTCCTGCTTACCAAGTACCTATGGCCCACACGAAGACGAAACAAATTCTGGTAAATGGCATGCTTGATGCTCTCAAGAGCCTTCTGCCGGTCACTAACCATGTACAGACGTCGGTGGACAGCAAGATGGGTTTTCTTATAG ATGCGCTTTGCCACTTTGATGCCAATAGAAATCCTCTGCCGTTGGACAAGGAGAATGCAAATGCAATTAA GGTGGCGCTAATGGTGATTGACTTCCATGACATTTGCCATGGCACGCATCGCAGTGCCAGCGGAGTGACGAACCTGACATTCGATCTGCTGGAGAAGAGTGGCTACCAGGTCATACCAGTGCCGTACAATGAGTTCAGCACCAGCGACAAGCTACTGAAGCGCGTTCAGTACTTGGATGCAAAGTTCAAGGCGATTGTTAGTAGCAAATAA